In Acidovorax sp. GBBC 1281, a single window of DNA contains:
- a CDS encoding thiazole synthase yields MHSPSNPSHDNDDADPLVLYGQRFSSRLLLGTARYPSPSVLEAAVQRARPAMVTASLRRQGSNAAETGSGFWELLRRLEVPVLPNTAGCHSVQEAITTAQMAREVFGTPWIKLELIGDDYTLQPDTLNLVDAASQLIRDGFQVLPYCTEDLVLCQRLVDVGCQAVMPWAAPIGTGRGPVNPYALQLLRERLDVPMLVDAGLGLPSHACQVMEWGYDGVLLNTAVALAQDPVAMACAFADAVQAGRTARRAGAMAAQEAAQPSTPVLGTPFWHHDHG; encoded by the coding sequence ATGCATTCCCCTTCCAACCCTTCCCACGACAACGACGACGCCGATCCGCTGGTCCTGTACGGCCAGCGCTTTTCCAGCCGCCTGCTGCTGGGCACCGCCCGCTACCCCTCCCCCAGCGTGCTCGAAGCCGCCGTGCAGCGCGCCCGGCCCGCGATGGTGACCGCCTCGCTGCGGCGCCAGGGCAGCAACGCCGCCGAAACCGGCAGCGGTTTCTGGGAGCTGCTGCGGCGCCTGGAGGTGCCCGTGCTGCCCAACACCGCCGGCTGCCACAGCGTGCAGGAGGCCATCACCACCGCGCAGATGGCGCGCGAGGTGTTCGGCACGCCCTGGATCAAGCTGGAGCTGATCGGCGACGACTACACGCTGCAGCCCGACACGCTGAACTTGGTCGATGCCGCCTCGCAGCTGATCCGCGACGGCTTCCAGGTGCTGCCCTACTGCACCGAGGACCTCGTGCTCTGCCAGCGCCTCGTTGACGTGGGCTGCCAGGCGGTGATGCCCTGGGCCGCGCCCATCGGCACCGGCCGCGGCCCCGTCAACCCCTACGCGCTGCAACTGCTGCGCGAGCGCCTGGACGTGCCCATGTTGGTGGACGCCGGCCTGGGCCTGCCCTCGCATGCCTGCCAGGTGATGGAATGGGGCTACGATGGCGTGCTGCTCAATACCGCCGTGGCCCTGGCGCAAGACCCGGTGGCCATGGCCTGCGCCTTCGCCGACGCGGTGCAGGCCGGCCGCACCGCCCGACGCGCGGGCGCCATGGCCGCGCAGGAAGCCGCCCAGCCGAGCACCCCGGTGCTGGGCACCCCTTTCTGGCACCACGACCATGGCTGA
- the thiS gene encoding sulfur carrier protein ThiS has translation MNITINQTAATLPETATVADALAAIAARPPFAVAVNTVFVPNTQYHLRQLAAGDRVEVISPVTGG, from the coding sequence ATGAACATCACCATCAACCAGACCGCCGCGACCCTGCCGGAGACGGCCACCGTGGCCGACGCGCTCGCCGCCATCGCCGCGCGCCCGCCCTTCGCGGTGGCCGTGAACACCGTTTTCGTTCCCAACACCCAGTACCACCTGCGCCAGCTCGCCGCGGGCGACCGGGTGGAAGTGATCTCGCCCGTGACGGGCGGCTGA
- a CDS encoding FAD-dependent oxidoreductase, producing the protein MGRLLAVELAHQGHAVTVYDAAGPDAQGAAARIAAAMLAPLAESAVTEPGVVRMGHYALTRWPQLLARLNGPVFFQQEGTLILWHRQDAPEAARLRGQLERTTAVLPELPALQVLDSAGVQAHEPAVGQRFAQGLYLPGEGQLDNRQLLAALEASFAGLGIEAHWHCPRAPSDFSPGTPGQPDWVIDCRGLGARPQWSALRGVRGEVVRVHAPEVTLRRPTRLVHPRYPIYIAPKEDHLFVIGATEIESDDLSPASVRSTLELLSAAYAVHSGFAEARILEVATQCRPTLPDNLPALRQVRPRVLEVNGLYRHGFMIAPAILDAVMEWLNQGQSALASRFDLALHLDEEAALSP; encoded by the coding sequence ATGGGCCGGTTGCTGGCCGTGGAGCTGGCCCACCAGGGCCATGCGGTCACGGTCTACGACGCCGCCGGGCCCGATGCGCAAGGCGCCGCGGCGCGCATCGCCGCGGCCATGCTGGCACCGTTGGCGGAGTCCGCGGTGACCGAGCCCGGCGTGGTGCGCATGGGCCACTACGCGCTCACGCGCTGGCCCCAGTTGCTGGCCCGCCTGAACGGGCCCGTGTTCTTTCAGCAGGAGGGCACGCTGATCCTGTGGCACCGCCAGGACGCGCCTGAGGCCGCCCGGCTGCGCGGACAGCTCGAACGCACCACGGCCGTGCTGCCCGAACTGCCGGCTTTGCAGGTGCTCGACAGCGCCGGCGTGCAGGCGCACGAGCCCGCCGTGGGCCAGCGCTTCGCCCAAGGGCTGTATCTGCCCGGCGAGGGCCAGCTGGACAACCGGCAACTGCTGGCCGCGCTGGAAGCCAGCTTCGCCGGCCTGGGCATCGAGGCCCATTGGCACTGCCCGCGCGCACCGTCGGACTTTTCGCCCGGCACGCCTGGCCAGCCCGACTGGGTGATCGACTGCCGGGGCCTGGGCGCCCGCCCACAGTGGAGCGCGCTGCGCGGCGTGCGCGGCGAAGTCGTGCGCGTGCATGCGCCCGAGGTGACCCTGCGGCGGCCGACCCGCCTGGTGCACCCGCGCTACCCGATCTACATCGCTCCCAAGGAAGACCACCTGTTCGTGATCGGCGCGACCGAGATCGAATCGGACGACCTGTCCCCTGCCAGCGTGCGCTCCACGCTAGAACTGCTGAGCGCGGCCTACGCGGTGCATTCGGGCTTTGCCGAGGCCCGCATCCTCGAAGTGGCCACGCAATGCCGCCCGACCCTGCCCGACAACCTGCCCGCCCTCCGCCAGGTGCGCCCGCGCGTGCTGGAGGTCAACGGCCTGTACCGCCATGGCTTCATGATCGCCCCGGCCATCCTCGACGCCGTCATGGAATGGTTGAACCAGGGACAATCGGCACTGGCCTCCCGTTTCGATTTGGCCCTGCACCTCGACGAAGAGGCGGCCCTTTCCCCATGA